One part of the Dermacentor andersoni chromosome 2, qqDerAnde1_hic_scaffold, whole genome shotgun sequence genome encodes these proteins:
- the LOC126540755 gene encoding uncharacterized protein produces the protein MDLSVLTRAVCLLVLTVLGTLCDAQDNQETEVHISAQEDVVYVGDDVTFVCTVRASDASKSAVSWFMYEQDVTGEPFAVVQTSQGESYYISTLTIKKAQFNYTSMVRCKVRLDEDRVFHLSTPMTITQRLEGSKKLVGEPCVATSECELEHSACRAPAAGGGARVCQCDDAHPVFSSLEMRCLELAKLEQSCVDSAQCAGADNGSQCEEHVCRCRAGFSAESDHCVAKPDAATCQSTSACLDGNAECVDGRCVCKAGHVLNPGSHRCEESGEQEFQLAIIGVSAVAVLLVLSGVTAACYMLNKRKEAAAATRY, from the exons atggatcTTTCCGTTCTAACACGCGCTGTGTGCCTTCTGGTTCTCACCGTTCTTGGAACCCTGTGCGATGCACAGGACAACCAGGAGACCGAGGTGCACATCTCGGCGCAGGAGGACGTCGTGTACGTGGGCGACGACGTGACTTTCGTGTGCACCGTGCGCGCCAGCGACGCCTCCAAGTCGGCCGTCAGCTGGTTCATGTACGAGCAGGACGTCACCGGGGAGCCGTTCGCCGTCGTTCAGACGTCGCAGGGCGAGTCCTACTACATCAGCACGCTGACCATCAAGAAGGCTCAGTTCAACTACACGAGCATGGTGCGCTGCAAG gTGCGACTCGACGAGGACCGAGTCTTCCACCTGAGCACGCCCATGACGATCACCCAGCGGCTGGAAGGCAGCAAGAAGCTCGTCGGCGAGCCGTGCGTCGCGACCAGCGAGTGCGAGCTCGAGCACAGCGCGTGTCGGGCACCCGCGGCCGGGGGCGGCGCGCGCGTCTGCCAGTGCGACGACGCGCACCCGGTCTTCTCGAGCCTGGAGATGCGCTGCCTCGAGCTGGCCAAGCTGGAGCAGTCGTGCGTGGACAGCGCGCAGTGCGCGGGCGCCGACAACGGGTCGCAGTGCGAGGAGCACGTGTGCCGCTGCCGCGCGGGCTTCAGCGCCGAGTCCGACCACTGCGTGGCCAAGCCGGACGCGGCCACGTGCCAGTCGACGAGCGCCTGCCTGGACGGCAACGCCGAGTGCGTCGACGGGCGCTGCGTCTGCAAGGCAGGCCACGTGCTCAACCCGGGCAGCCACCGGTGCGAGGAGAGCGGCGAGCAGGAGTTCCAGCTCGCCATCATCGGCGTGTCGGCCGTCGCCGTCCTGCTCGTGCTCAGTGGCGTCACGGCCGCCTGCTACATGCTCAACAAGCGCAAGGAGGCCGCCGCCGCCACCCGATACTGA